The sequence CTTATAAGTTTTATACTTTCTTATCTTTTAAATAAGAAAATTTCATTTGAAATCAACAAAATTTTAGCTGGTTTAAATGAGATATCTGAAAAATCATATAAAACAAGAATTAATTCAAAATTTGCAACTGAATTTGTAGAAATTTCTGAAAAAATTCATGCTCTTGCTGATAAATTGGCAAAAAGAGATAAACAAAAAAGAAAACATGCTGCAAAATTAAGACTTGCAAATAGACAAAAAGATGACATAATCTCAGCCATAAGTCATGAGTTTAAAAATCCTATCACAATCATACTTGGCTATGCAAGCTCATTGCAAGAAGATTTAGAAAATCAAGAAATAAGAAATAAATTTTTAGAAAAAATCAAAACAAATGCAAGCAAATTATCTAAAATGATAGATAGATTAGCCCTTACTACAAAGATAGAAAATGGTAATTTAAAAACTCATAAAACAAATTTTGATATAGCCTTGTTGCTTGCTGATATAGTAGTAGTTTACAAAGAAAAATATAGCGATAGAAATTTTATACTAGAGACCAAAAGCAAATTTATAAATGCTGATAAAACTATGATAGAAATGGTAATTTGCAACCTTTTAGACAATGCTATAAAATACTCACAAGATGATATTTTAATAAAACAAACTAGTTCAAAATGTAGCATAATAGACTATGGAGCTGGCATAGATGAGAATGAGCTTTCAAAAATTACTAAGAAATTTTACCGCTGTGATAACTTTTCTTGGAACAACTCTTTAGGGCTTGGGCTTTACATTGTAAACTATTTGTTAAAGCTAAATGATTCTAAGCTAGTAATTGAATCAAAACTAGACGAAGGATCGACATTTAGCTTTGAACTTTTACCAAGCTAGTAGTTATATGGTTATTTATGAACATATAGCTCTATAATTAATCATTGATTAAATTTTCTTACCTATACTTAGGCTTTTAAAAAAGGATTAATATGAAAAAGATTTTTATATGCTTAGCTATCTCTTTGGCAGTTTCTTTAAGCGCATTTGATTTTACAAATGTTTTAAATAGTGCAAAAAGCGTAGCAACTAACAAAAATACAAATGGCAATTATAAAAGCTTAATTGAAAAAGCTCTTAATTTATCTGTACAAGAGTTGAGCAAAAAGATTATATAAATAGCGAAGTAGCAAGGATTCCACTTCCAGTTCACATTCAAATTACTGCAAATTTAGCTAAAAAAATTGGTGGTGAAAAATGGGCAGATGATCTTAGCAAATCCATAAACGAAAGTGCAACCAAAGCTGTTGGTGGTGCGTCAAAAGTTTTTTATGATGTAGTTTCAAATATGAAAGAAGATGAGGTAAAAACCCTATTTACAAGCAAAGAAAATGGTTTCACAGACTATCTTCAAAAACATGCAAGCGATAAACTTTCATCTGTTTTTAAACCTATTATAGAAGACATGATGAGTTAAAATAAATTTGCAACTGCTTACAATGGCTTAAACTCTTATGTTAAAAGTAGTTCGCTTTTAAAAGGCGAAACTGCTTCAAACTTGAAAAGTTTAGCTGGAAATTTTGGAGGAGATAAATACATTCCAAACACTGATGAAGATTTAAACGACTATATCACAAGAAAAACTCTTGATGGTCTTTTTGCTTTAATGGGCGAAAAAGAAAAAGGATTAAAATCAGGAGCTATTGGCAAAGGAATGGATATATTAAATAAATTTTAATGAAATTTTAATGAAATAACACTAATCTCTAGCTTTTTTTAATTTTGTAAAACTACCTCTACCATTATCGCCAATGATAAGCAATATACATATTATCCAAGCAAATAATATAATAGAAGGCAAATTAAATACTTCTGGCTTTGTTTGTTGGAAAACTGAGCTAGAAATAAAATCAATGACTCTACAAAGAGGGTATTCTTCCATAAAAAATGCTTCGTATGAAAATACACAAATTAAAGTTGGAACTAAACTTATAAAATAATGATACCAATATGTAAAAATTCTTGCATCTTTTCTGTAAAAAATCCAAATCAAAAAGGTTAATGTCAAATAAAATAACAAAAAGAATGAAAGAAAATATTCTGTATAAACAGAAAAACCAAAAATAGACACAGTATAAGCAATGACTTTTATTAAAGGTAAATATATATAAGACATGTAAAAATTTATAACAAAGTCTAAAAAAATCATTTTATCGCCTTCTTTTCTTTTTTATATTTTATTGAACTATGCTTT is a genomic window of Campylobacter blaseri containing:
- a CDS encoding ATP-binding protein, which gives rise to MKHNQISQLKNTLQSQANLIEITLNSSNLKDLQKLAKQVKKANSYRLTIIDKDGVVLAESNDIDIKQMENHSFRNEILDAKEKGIGSDIRYSKTLNVDFLYLAKDITYNGEDLYIRLAVSIKKIEDGFFAIWLKIGIIFAFALLISFILSYLLNKKISFEINKILAGLNEISEKSYKTRINSKFATEFVEISEKIHALADKLAKRDKQKRKHAAKLRLANRQKDDIISAISHEFKNPITIILGYASSLQEDLENQEIRNKFLEKIKTNASKLSKMIDRLALTTKIENGNLKTHKTNFDIALLLADIVVVYKEKYSDRNFILETKSKFINADKTMIEMVICNLLDNAIKYSQDDILIKQTSSKCSIIDYGAGIDENELSKITKKFYRCDNFSWNNSLGLGLYIVNYLLKLNDSKLVIESKLDEGSTFSFELLPS